A segment of the Thermodesulfobacteriota bacterium genome:
ACCAAACCGATTTTATAAACATTTAGGGTATTCATAGATAAAATTCCAGCAAATTATGAATTTCTAGCACGGCCCATTGCGGCCAGTGCTGCCTCCATTACTGCCTCAGAGAGAGTAGGGTGAGCATGAGAAGTTATAGCAATTTCAAGCGGAGTGGATTCTAAGGTTCTCGCAACTCCTATCTCGGCTATAAGCTCTGTTGCACCATGTCCAATTATATGTGTGCCAAGTATTTCTCCTGTTCTCTTATCTGAAATCATTTTTACAAAACCATCTGTTTCGCCTGTACCAACGGCTTTTCCAACCGCTCTAAATGGAAATTTGCCCACGCTATATTCGTAACCAAGCTCCTGCACCTGCTCTTCTGTATAGCCTATATTTGCAACCTCGGGCTGACAGTAAACACAACCAGGAATATTGTTGTAATGAACCTTGCTATCAAGGCCTGCCATCATTTCCACTGCTGCAACTCCTTCCTCTGACGCTTTATGAGCCAGGAGTGGGGGTCCAATAATATCCCCTATTGCATAAACTCCGTCACAAGTGGTCATATATTGATCATCAGTCTTTATAAACCCTCTTTCATCAAGCTCAATATTTAATTCACTAAGCCCTATATCTCCGCCTTTTTTGTAAAAACTAAGTGAAGTAGGAGCATCATTTGCAACTGGTCTTCTACCAACAGCAACAAGCACCATTGAAGCGGTTATTTTGGTCTCAGCTTGGTCTGAAACATTTTCAAGTATTACATCAACAGTTTTCTTTTTCTTATTGATATCTTTGAATTTTGTGCCGGTAAGAATAGTCATACCACTCTTTTTAAATAGCCTCTGAAGCTCCATTGCAATTTCTTTGTCAGCACCCGGAATTATGGTGTCCATCATTTCAACGATTGTCACTTTACTGCCGAATGAATTGTAAACATATGCGAACTCAGCCCCTATATAACCTCCGCCAATCACCACAACTGATTCTGGCACGTCACGGTGAAATATTGCCTCATCACTAGTCATTACCAGCTTTCCGTCAATTTCTAGTCCAGGAAGTGTGACAGGAACAGAGCCTGTAGCTATCATTATTTTATCCGTGTCTATTTCAACCTGACCAGAATCACTTGTAACTCCAACCTTGTTTTTAGAAATTAATTTACCTACTCCGTTAAAAAGGGTTATTTTATTCTTTTTAAATAGATACTCTACACCCTTATTAAGTGTAGATGAGGCTTTTCTACTCTTATCTATAACTTTAGAGAAATCATAAGAAAGTCCTTTATGTTGTATACCAAACTCCTCTGAATGATTGAAATATTGGTACACCTCTGCGCACTTTAATATTGACTTAGATGGAATACAGCCCCAATTAAGACATACTCCGCCGGGTTTATCTCTTTCTATAACAGCTACCTTCATTCCTAACTGCGCGGCTCTTATTGCCCCAACGTATCCACCAGGTCCTGATCCAATTACTGTAAGGTCAAATTTTTCCATGGATGTGTATTATATATTCAATAACACCGCGGTCAATCTTTTTGGCTTGAAATTTGCAAATATTCTTATCGTCATGAATCCAATCTCCTAGAGCAATATCAAAAATAAGGTAATATGTATTATATGTTAAGAAAATTGACTATAAACTCTAGACTGCTGTAAAATTTGATAAAAATGAATAAAACACCCGAAAAGAAACAAAATAAGAAGATTGAACAAGAGCTTGAAAACAAAGAGTGGATAGAATCGCTAGACTACGTACTTGATAGTTCTGGTGAGGAGCGAGCCGCTAAGCTTATAAAAAAATTACAAATCCATGCCCAAAAAAGAGGCGTAAAGCTGCCGTTTACAGCAAATACTCCTTACATAAATACAATTCCAGTTGAAAAGCAGCCTAAGTATCCTGGCGATCCTGAAATCGAATGGAGGATAAGAAGCCTTATACGCTGGAACGCTATGGCTATGGTTGTAAGAGCCAATAGACTAGAAGAAGGAATTGGAGGCCATATTTCCACTTTCGCCTCAGCAGCGGCCCTATATGAAGTAGCATTCAATCATTTCTTAAGAGGCAGAAACGAGAACCACGAGGGTGATATAGTCTATTTTCAGGGACACGCTGCCCCAGG
Coding sequences within it:
- the lpdA gene encoding dihydrolipoyl dehydrogenase; translation: MEKFDLTVIGSGPGGYVGAIRAAQLGMKVAVIERDKPGGVCLNWGCIPSKSILKCAEVYQYFNHSEEFGIQHKGLSYDFSKVIDKSRKASSTLNKGVEYLFKKNKITLFNGVGKLISKNKVGVTSDSGQVEIDTDKIMIATGSVPVTLPGLEIDGKLVMTSDEAIFHRDVPESVVVIGGGYIGAEFAYVYNSFGSKVTIVEMMDTIIPGADKEIAMELQRLFKKSGMTILTGTKFKDINKKKKTVDVILENVSDQAETKITASMVLVAVGRRPVANDAPTSLSFYKKGGDIGLSELNIELDERGFIKTDDQYMTTCDGVYAIGDIIGPPLLAHKASEEGVAAVEMMAGLDSKVHYNNIPGCVYCQPEVANIGYTEEQVQELGYEYSVGKFPFRAVGKAVGTGETDGFVKMISDKRTGEILGTHIIGHGATELIAEIGVARTLESTPLEIAITSHAHPTLSEAVMEAALAAMGRARNS